The Streptomyces laurentii genome contains a region encoding:
- a CDS encoding RNA polymerase ECF-subfamily sigma factor (RNA polymerase ECF-subfamily sigma factor, partial [Streptomyces sp. C];~RNA polymerase sigma factor, sigma-70 family; TIGR02937;~Sigma-70 region 2; pfam04542;~identified by MetaGeneAnnotator; putative) yields the protein MKQGMAAMNGTELVRAAQSGDPDARDRLVGTHLPLVYNIVGRALNGHHDVDDVVQETMLRALDGLGSLRSPDSFRSWLVAITMNTLRAHWHRQKAGQATDALDDARDLAHPGADFVELTVARLHLSGQRRETAQATRWLAPEDSALLSLWWLECAGEVTRHEVAAALELTPEHTAVRVQRMKEQLETARIVVRALGTRPLCPDLRTGLAGWDGHPSALWRKRIARHARTCPHCAGLWNGLVPAEGLLAGLLLVPPAAALLAGVRERAGLELVASAGTGAGAEAAGYETTGYGREQGNEMTRGHETISGARAGAREEGGARHAAGSGPRGSRRKERERKRGRRRAVAAAGIAVVAVAGGSLYLTTTPRTATATRPTRPAPRPPTSPRPRPPARPRPRPRVRPRRRPRPPPRRPSPRRPPRPSPPRAGRRTRPPRPRARRPRRAPRPRSPPPARAAPRPPPSRSSPLSMPNAPGPAADRSPRTPC from the coding sequence ATGAAGCAGGGCATGGCAGCGATGAACGGTACGGAGCTGGTCAGGGCCGCACAAAGCGGCGACCCGGACGCGCGCGACCGGCTCGTCGGCACGCATCTGCCACTCGTCTACAACATCGTGGGCCGGGCACTGAACGGACACCACGACGTCGACGACGTCGTCCAGGAGACGATGCTGCGGGCGCTCGACGGACTCGGATCCCTGCGCTCCCCGGACAGCTTCCGCTCCTGGCTCGTCGCCATCACCATGAACACCCTGCGCGCCCACTGGCACCGCCAGAAGGCCGGCCAGGCCACCGACGCCCTCGACGACGCCCGCGACCTCGCCCACCCCGGCGCCGACTTCGTGGAGCTGACCGTCGCCCGGCTGCACCTGTCCGGCCAGCGGCGCGAGACCGCCCAGGCGACCCGCTGGCTGGCGCCCGAGGACAGCGCGCTGCTCTCGCTCTGGTGGCTGGAATGCGCCGGCGAGGTCACCCGCCACGAGGTCGCGGCCGCCCTGGAACTGACGCCGGAGCACACCGCCGTACGCGTCCAGCGCATGAAGGAACAGCTGGAGACCGCCCGGATCGTCGTCCGCGCCCTGGGCACCCGGCCGCTCTGCCCGGACCTGCGGACCGGCCTCGCCGGCTGGGACGGCCACCCCTCCGCGCTCTGGCGCAAGCGCATCGCCCGGCACGCCCGTACCTGCCCGCACTGCGCCGGCCTCTGGAACGGCCTCGTGCCCGCCGAGGGCCTGCTCGCCGGACTGCTCCTCGTCCCCCCGGCCGCGGCGCTCCTCGCCGGCGTCCGCGAGCGCGCGGGCCTCGAACTCGTCGCCTCCGCCGGGACCGGGGCGGGGGCCGAGGCGGCCGGATACGAGACGACGGGATACGGCAGGGAGCAGGGGAACGAGATGACGCGGGGCCACGAGACGATATCCGGCGCGCGGGCGGGTGCCCGTGAGGAGGGCGGCGCCCGGCACGCCGCCGGGTCGGGGCCGCGCGGTTCCCGCCGCAAGGAGCGCGAGCGCAAGCGCGGCCGCCGCCGTGCCGTCGCCGCCGCGGGCATAGCCGTGGTCGCGGTCGCCGGTGGCTCCCTCTACCTCACCACCACCCCGAGGACGGCGACGGCGACCCGGCCGACGCGACCCGCGCCGCGGCCCCCGACATCGCCACGGCCGCGACCGCCGGCCCGACCGCGACCCCGTCCCCGAGTGCGACCGCGACGGCGTCCCCGACCCCCTCCGCGTCGGCCAAGCCCAAGAAGACCGCCTCGCCCAAGCCCACCCCGAGCCGGACGACGCACAAGGCCACCCCGCCCCCGAGCAAGGCGCCCGCGTCGCGCCCCCAGGCCACGAAGCCCGCCGCCGGCCAGAGCGGCTCCTCGTCCGCCGCCCAGCAGGTCGTCTCCCTTGTCAATGCCGAACGCGCCCGGGCCGGCTGCGGACCGCTCACCGAGAACTCCCTGCTGA
- a CDS encoding chitinase (PF-ChiA is an uncharacterized chitinase found in the hyperthermophilic archaeon Pyrococcus furiosus with a glycosyl hydrolase family 18 (GH18) catalytic domain as well as a cellulose-binding domain. Members of this domain family are found not only in...; cd06543;~chitinase [Amycolatopsis mediterranei U32];~identified by MetaGeneAnnotator; putative) has translation MRSLRAMLAAVTTTVAAAGLTALAGGTAQAATPLPSRVFAPYFESWTGESPAALAAASGTKHLTMAFLQTATKGSCTPYWNGDTGMPISSAVFGNDIKTMQARGGDVIPSFGGYTADTTGTEIADSCTDVNKIADAYEKVLTTYEVSRLDMDIEVDSLDDSAGVDRRNKAIKILQDRAAASGRTLEISYTLPTTTAGLAPSGLAVLKNAVTNGARVDVVNLMTFDYYDNAAHDMAKDTQTAIQGLYNQLAKLYPSKTPAQLWGMTGIIEMPGVDDFGPAETFTLDNARTVYDWAVSKGVNTLSFWALQRDNGGCPGGPAADDCSGIAQNTWDFSHIFSPFTNGGPTVPGDDFSLTATPSSGSVTAGASGTTTIGTAVTQGAAQSVSLAASGVPTGVTASFSPVSVTAGGTSKLTLATTANAVSGTYQITVTGSGPSAAHTATYTLTITGGNGNPCTAAPWASATVYTGGQQVSHKGHNWKAKWWTTGEEPGTTGEWGVWQDLGAC, from the coding sequence ATGCGTTCCCTGCGCGCGATGCTCGCGGCCGTCACCACCACCGTCGCCGCGGCCGGCCTGACCGCGCTCGCGGGCGGCACCGCCCAGGCCGCGACCCCGCTGCCGTCGCGGGTCTTCGCCCCGTACTTCGAGTCGTGGACCGGCGAGAGCCCGGCCGCCCTGGCCGCCGCCTCCGGCACCAAGCACCTGACCATGGCGTTCCTCCAGACCGCCACGAAGGGCTCGTGCACGCCGTACTGGAACGGCGACACCGGGATGCCGATCTCCTCGGCCGTCTTCGGCAACGACATCAAGACGATGCAGGCCCGCGGCGGGGACGTGATCCCCTCCTTCGGCGGCTACACCGCGGACACCACCGGCACCGAGATCGCCGACAGCTGTACCGATGTCAACAAGATCGCCGACGCGTACGAGAAGGTCCTCACGACGTACGAGGTGAGCCGCCTCGACATGGACATCGAGGTCGACTCGCTCGACGACAGCGCGGGCGTCGACCGCCGCAACAAGGCCATCAAGATCCTCCAGGACCGGGCCGCCGCCTCCGGGCGCACCCTGGAGATCTCGTACACGCTGCCCACCACGACCGCCGGCCTGGCGCCCAGCGGGCTCGCCGTCCTGAAGAACGCCGTGACCAACGGCGCGCGCGTCGACGTCGTCAACCTGATGACGTTCGACTACTACGACAACGCCGCGCACGACATGGCCAAGGACACCCAGACCGCGATCCAGGGGCTGTACAACCAGCTCGCCAAGCTCTACCCGAGCAAGACCCCGGCGCAGCTGTGGGGCATGACCGGCATCATCGAGATGCCCGGCGTCGACGACTTCGGCCCGGCCGAGACCTTCACCCTGGACAACGCCCGCACCGTGTACGACTGGGCCGTCTCCAAGGGCGTCAACACCCTGTCGTTCTGGGCGCTCCAGCGGGACAACGGCGGCTGTCCGGGCGGCCCGGCGGCCGACGACTGCTCGGGCATCGCGCAGAACACCTGGGACTTCAGCCACATCTTCAGCCCGTTCACGAACGGCGGGCCGACCGTCCCGGGTGACGACTTCTCGCTGACGGCCACCCCGTCCTCGGGCTCCGTCACGGCGGGCGCCTCGGGGACCACCACGATCGGCACCGCGGTCACCCAGGGCGCGGCCCAGTCGGTGAGCCTGGCGGCGAGCGGCGTACCGACCGGTGTCACCGCCTCGTTCAGCCCGGTCTCGGTCACGGCCGGCGGGACCTCGAAGCTCACCCTGGCGACGACCGCGAACGCGGTGTCGGGGACGTACCAGATCACCGTCACCGGCAGCGGCCCGTCCGCCGCGCACACCGCGACGTACACGCTGACGATCACCGGCGGCAACGGCAACCCGTGCACGGCCGCGCCGTGGGCCTCGGCCACCGTCTACACCGGCGGCCAGCAGGTCTCGCACAAGGGGCACAACTGGAAGGCCAAGTGGTGGACGACGGGCGAGGAGCCCGGCACCACCGGCGAGTGGGGCGTCTGGCAGGACCTCGGCGCCTGCTGA
- a CDS encoding N-acetyltransferase GCN5 (COG1247 Sortase and related acyltransferases;~Coenzyme A binding pocket [chemical binding];~N-Acyltransferase superfamily: Various enzymes that characteristically catalyzethe transfer of an acyl group to a substrate; cd04301;~N-acetyltransferase GCN5 [Streptomyces bingchenggensis BCW-1];~Sortase and related acyltransferases [Cell envelope biogenesis, outer membrane];~identified by MetaGeneAnnotator; putative) yields the protein MDMNPIYETQPAAPVVRPARLEDAEAIRAIRNHAIEHSTALWTRTPQSPAEGAAWLAVHLRRGSALVAEADGEVAGFAVYGPWRELDGFRHTVEDSVYVREGRHGLGIGSALLAALIESARAAGHHVVIAGIEAENTSSIRLHQRFGFEHVGTVPEVGTKFGRWLDLALLRLPLS from the coding sequence TTGGACATGAATCCAATATACGAGACGCAGCCCGCCGCGCCGGTCGTGCGCCCGGCCCGCCTGGAGGACGCGGAGGCGATCCGGGCGATCCGCAACCACGCGATCGAGCACTCGACGGCCCTGTGGACGCGGACCCCGCAGTCCCCCGCGGAGGGGGCCGCCTGGCTCGCCGTCCACCTGCGGCGCGGTTCGGCGCTCGTGGCCGAGGCGGACGGCGAGGTGGCGGGTTTCGCGGTCTACGGCCCGTGGCGCGAACTGGACGGTTTCCGGCACACGGTGGAGGACTCGGTGTACGTACGGGAGGGCCGGCACGGCCTGGGCATCGGCTCCGCGCTCCTCGCCGCCCTCATCGAGTCCGCCCGCGCGGCCGGCCATCATGTGGTGATCGCGGGCATCGAGGCGGAGAACACCTCGTCGATCCGGCTGCACCAGCGCTTCGGGTTCGAGCACGTCGGCACGGTGCCGGAGGTCGGCACGAAGTTCGGCCGCTGGCTCGATCTGGCGCTGCTGCGGCTGCCGCTGTCCTGA
- a CDS encoding xre family toxin-antitoxin system, antitoxin component (Cupin domain; cl09118;~Helix-turn-helix XRE-family like proteins. Prokaryotic DNA binding proteins belonging to the xenobiotic response element family of transcriptional regulators; cd00093;~Predicted transcriptional regulators [Transcription]; COG1396;~identified by MetaGeneAnnotator; putative;~non-specific DNA binding site [nucleotide binding];~salt bridge;~sequence-specific DNA binding site [nucleotide binding];~xre family toxin-antitoxin system, antitoxin component [Streptomyces himastatinicus ATCC53653]): protein MGRIAARVRVERERRGWTLARLADASGVSQAMISRIERGESSPTAVVLGKLSAAFELTVASLLALAEGAEGAEGHDGPAGGGAVDAGGGVRRRDDADEWCDPDTGYRRRQITGPRFPAEVAEIRLPAGARVPYPAAAFAFVRQLVWVLDGRLTFHDGDTVHELGPGDTVELGAPTARVFANTTDTPCRYAVVLTRGVRP, encoded by the coding sequence GTGGGGCGGATCGCTGCCCGCGTCCGCGTCGAACGGGAACGGCGCGGCTGGACCCTGGCCCGGCTCGCGGACGCCTCCGGTGTCTCCCAGGCCATGATCAGCAGGATCGAACGCGGCGAGAGCAGCCCCACGGCCGTGGTCCTCGGCAAGCTCTCGGCGGCGTTCGAACTCACCGTCGCGTCCCTGCTCGCCCTCGCCGAAGGTGCCGAAGGCGCCGAGGGGCACGACGGACCGGCCGGCGGGGGAGCCGTCGACGCGGGAGGGGGAGTACGCCGCCGGGACGACGCCGACGAGTGGTGCGACCCGGACACCGGCTACCGGCGCCGCCAGATCACCGGCCCGCGCTTCCCCGCCGAGGTCGCCGAGATCCGGCTGCCGGCCGGCGCCCGCGTGCCGTACCCGGCCGCCGCCTTCGCCTTCGTACGCCAGCTCGTCTGGGTCCTCGACGGCCGGCTGACCTTCCACGACGGCGACACGGTCCACGAACTCGGCCCCGGCGACACCGTCGAACTCGGCGCGCCCACCGCGCGCGTCTTCGCCAACACCACCGACACCCCCTGCCGCTACGCCGTCGTCCTCACCCGCGGCGTGCGCCCGTGA
- a CDS encoding hypothetical protein (Arsenical Resistance Operon Repressor and similar prokaryotic, metal regulated homodimeric repressors. ARSR subfamily of helix-turn-helix bacterial transcription regulatory proteins (winged helix topology). Includes several proteins that appear to...; cd00090;~dimerization interface [polypeptide binding];~identified by MetaGeneAnnotator; putative;~putative DNA binding site [nucleotide binding];~putative Zn2+ binding site [ion binding];~transcriptional regulator [Streptomyces scabiei 87.22]), whose protein sequence is MQVPLYQAKAEFFRMLGHPVRIRVLELLQNGPMAVRDLLARIEVEPSALSQQLSVLRRSGIVTSTREGSTVVYTLAGGDVAELMQAARRILTEMLAGRSELLEELRETGSVAR, encoded by the coding sequence GTGCAGGTTCCGCTGTACCAGGCGAAGGCCGAGTTCTTCCGGATGCTGGGCCACCCGGTCCGTATCCGCGTGCTCGAACTGCTGCAGAACGGACCCATGGCCGTCCGTGACCTGCTCGCGAGGATCGAGGTGGAACCCTCGGCGCTGTCCCAGCAGCTGTCGGTGCTGCGCCGGTCCGGGATCGTGACCTCCACCCGGGAGGGATCCACCGTGGTCTACACGCTCGCCGGCGGCGACGTCGCCGAACTGATGCAGGCCGCCCGGCGCATCCTCACCGAGATGCTCGCCGGCCGCAGCGAGCTCCTGGAGGAGCTGCGCGAGACCGGGAGCGTGGCCCGATGA
- a CDS encoding major facilitator superfamily transporter (COG0477 Permeases of the major facilitator superfamily;~identified by MetaGeneAnnotator; putative;~major facilitator superfamily transporter [Streptomyces bingchenggensis BCW-1]), whose amino-acid sequence MTRPLPRGGTLLLALIAGTAIANNYALQPALTAVAADLDVPLSVIGLVPTAALAGSMTGFALLLPLTDHLAPHRLVAAQLTALAAGLALAATAHGPLPLLAAYLLIGAAASVAAQAGNIAGRHAPPGRRGTGVATVAAGMSAGILLSRLVGGALTDAFGWRRMLLVFAGLVLLGALAAAVLLPRQRPPERRGYGATLAALPPLLRDRPGLRGAVITGGLWYFAFNIVWVTLALALAQPPYALEPTAIGLYSLAGLLGFAALPFTGRLADRYAPRTVITGSLLTAAAGAVLLATGLRTPAVTALGLALLDAGCFAAQAANQSRIIALDPARSGSLSSVYLVLYFTTGALGTSVSAPLLDAFGWPGTALTALAALLLAALLTRVLAPGETAHRTAG is encoded by the coding sequence GTGACCCGGCCCCTGCCCCGGGGCGGGACGCTCCTCCTCGCGCTCATAGCCGGGACGGCGATCGCGAACAACTACGCCCTCCAGCCCGCGCTCACCGCCGTCGCCGCCGACCTGGACGTCCCGCTGTCGGTGATCGGCCTCGTCCCGACGGCCGCGCTCGCCGGCTCGATGACCGGCTTCGCCCTCCTGCTGCCCCTCACCGACCACCTCGCCCCCCACCGCCTGGTCGCCGCGCAGCTCACCGCCCTGGCCGCCGGCCTCGCCCTCGCCGCGACCGCGCACGGCCCGCTCCCGCTGCTGGCCGCGTACCTGCTCATCGGCGCCGCCGCGAGCGTCGCGGCCCAGGCCGGCAACATCGCCGGACGTCACGCCCCGCCCGGCCGCCGGGGGACCGGCGTCGCCACCGTCGCCGCCGGCATGTCGGCCGGCATCCTGCTCAGCCGGCTGGTCGGCGGCGCCCTCACCGACGCGTTCGGCTGGCGGCGGATGCTCCTCGTCTTCGCCGGTCTCGTCCTGCTCGGCGCGCTCGCGGCGGCGGTGCTGCTGCCCCGGCAGCGGCCGCCGGAGCGGCGCGGTTACGGGGCCACGCTGGCCGCCCTGCCGCCGCTGCTGCGCGACCGGCCCGGACTGCGCGGCGCCGTGATCACCGGGGGGCTGTGGTACTTCGCGTTCAACATCGTCTGGGTCACCCTCGCCCTCGCCCTCGCGCAGCCGCCGTACGCGCTGGAACCCACCGCCATCGGCCTGTACAGCCTGGCCGGCCTGCTCGGCTTCGCCGCCCTCCCGTTCACCGGCCGCCTCGCCGACCGGTACGCGCCGCGCACGGTGATCACCGGCTCGCTGCTCACCGCCGCGGCCGGCGCCGTCCTCCTGGCCACCGGCCTGCGCACCCCCGCGGTCACCGCGCTCGGCCTCGCGCTCCTCGACGCCGGCTGCTTCGCCGCGCAGGCCGCCAACCAGAGCCGGATCATCGCGCTCGACCCCGCCCGTTCCGGCAGTCTGAGCAGCGTCTATCTCGTCCTCTACTTCACGACCGGCGCGCTCGGCACCTCGGTGTCGGCTCCGCTGCTCGACGCCTTCGGCTGGCCGGGCACGGCCCTGACCGCTCTCGCCGCCCTGCTCCTGGCGGCGCTCCTCACCCGCGTCCTGGCGCCGGGTGAGACCGCTCACCGTACGGCCGGCTGA
- a CDS encoding sulfate permease (Sulfate permease and related transporters (MFS superfamily) [Inorganicion transportand metabolism]; COG0659;~Sulfate transporter family; cl15842;~Sulphate Transporter and Anti-Sigma factor antagonist domain of SulP-like sulfate transporters, playsa role in the function and regulation of the transport activity, proposed general NTP binding function; cd07042;~identified by MetaGeneAnnotator; putative;~sulfate permease [Streptomyces sp. Mg1]) produces the protein MSPLLRRLRALLPVRADFIAMARNPRRDLLAGLTVAVVALPLALGFGVSSGLGAEAGLATAVVAGALAALFGGSNLQVSGPTGAMTVVLVPIVAQYGPGGVLTVGMIAGVIVIGLAVLRAGRYMAYIPASVVEGFTLGIALVIGLQQVPNALGVPKPEGDRVLEVTWNAVEAFVQNPNWTAVAIALGVAALMLGGARWRPGIPFSLVAVVAATVVAQALHLDAAAPIGDLPAGLPAPSLDFLDLSAFGSLLAPAVAVAALAALESLLSAQVADQMTVGQKHDPDRELFGQGLANLVAPLFGGVPATGAIARTAVNVRTGASSRLAALTHAAVLAAIVFAAAPLVSKIPLAALAGVLIATAVRMVEVGSLRAMAKATRSDAVVLVLTAVATLALDLVYAVIIGFLVAGALALRAVAKQARLAEVDFRADLPGEHSAEEHALLAEHIVAYRIDGPLFFAAAHRFLLELAEVADVRVVILRMSRVTTIDATGALVLKDVVEKLNRRGIVVLASGIRPGQRRALDSVGALELLRLDGREFATTPEAIAGARAHLQGAGVLPAPTHLSGQSAAATPAPTAASVPVQPTGRPGGRTAKAGKTLR, from the coding sequence ATGAGCCCGCTGCTCCGCCGGCTGCGGGCCCTCCTGCCCGTCCGCGCCGACTTCATCGCCATGGCCCGCAACCCGCGCCGTGACCTGCTCGCCGGTCTGACCGTCGCCGTCGTCGCGCTGCCGCTCGCGCTCGGCTTCGGCGTCTCCTCGGGGCTCGGCGCCGAGGCCGGCCTCGCGACCGCCGTGGTGGCGGGCGCGCTCGCCGCGCTGTTCGGCGGCTCGAACCTCCAGGTGTCCGGACCGACCGGCGCGATGACCGTCGTCCTCGTCCCGATCGTGGCGCAGTACGGCCCCGGCGGCGTCCTCACCGTCGGCATGATCGCCGGCGTCATAGTGATCGGCCTCGCCGTGCTCCGCGCCGGCCGGTACATGGCCTACATCCCCGCCTCCGTCGTGGAGGGCTTCACCCTGGGGATCGCGCTCGTCATCGGCCTCCAGCAGGTCCCGAACGCCCTCGGCGTCCCCAAGCCCGAGGGCGACCGCGTCCTCGAAGTGACCTGGAACGCCGTCGAGGCCTTCGTCCAGAACCCGAACTGGACCGCCGTCGCGATCGCCCTCGGCGTCGCCGCCCTCATGCTGGGCGGCGCCCGGTGGCGGCCCGGCATCCCGTTCTCCCTGGTCGCGGTGGTCGCCGCCACCGTCGTCGCCCAGGCCCTCCACCTGGACGCCGCCGCCCCGATCGGCGACCTGCCCGCCGGACTGCCCGCGCCGTCCCTGGACTTCCTCGACCTCTCCGCGTTCGGCTCGCTGCTCGCGCCGGCCGTGGCGGTCGCCGCGCTCGCCGCCCTGGAATCCCTGCTCTCGGCGCAGGTCGCCGACCAGATGACCGTGGGCCAGAAGCACGACCCGGACCGGGAGCTGTTCGGCCAGGGCCTCGCCAACCTCGTCGCCCCGCTGTTCGGCGGCGTCCCCGCCACCGGCGCCATCGCCCGTACGGCGGTCAACGTCCGCACCGGCGCCTCGTCCCGGCTCGCCGCCCTCACCCACGCGGCCGTCCTCGCCGCGATCGTCTTCGCGGCCGCCCCGCTCGTCTCGAAGATCCCGCTCGCCGCGCTCGCCGGTGTCCTCATCGCCACCGCCGTCCGCATGGTGGAGGTCGGCTCGCTGCGCGCCATGGCCAAGGCCACCCGCTCCGACGCCGTCGTCCTCGTCCTCACCGCCGTCGCCACCCTGGCGCTCGACCTCGTGTACGCGGTGATCATCGGCTTCCTGGTGGCCGGCGCCCTCGCGCTGCGCGCCGTGGCCAAGCAGGCCCGGCTCGCCGAGGTCGACTTCCGCGCCGACCTGCCGGGCGAGCACAGTGCCGAGGAGCACGCCCTGCTCGCCGAGCACATCGTCGCGTACCGCATCGACGGCCCGCTGTTCTTCGCCGCGGCCCACCGCTTCCTCCTCGAACTGGCCGAGGTGGCGGACGTCCGCGTGGTGATCCTGCGGATGTCCCGCGTCACCACCATCGACGCCACCGGCGCGCTCGTCCTCAAGGACGTGGTGGAGAAACTGAACCGGCGCGGCATCGTCGTGCTCGCCTCCGGGATCCGGCCGGGGCAGCGCCGGGCGCTCGACTCCGTCGGCGCGCTGGAACTGCTGCGGCTCGACGGACGGGAGTTCGCCACCACCCCGGAGGCGATCGCCGGCGCCCGCGCCCACCTCCAGGGCGCCGGGGTCCTGCCCGCGCCGACCCACCTGTCCGGACAGAGCGCCGCCGCGACCCCCGCGCCGACCGCCGCGTCCGTGCCCGTACAGCCGACGGGACGCCCGGGCGGCCGGACCGCGAAGGCGGGGAAGACGCTCCGATGA
- a CDS encoding phnA protein (PhnA Zinc-Ribbon; pfam08274;~PhnA protein [Bacillus thuringiensis serovar chinensis CT-43];~PhnA protein; pfam03831;~Uncharacterized Zn-ribbon-containing protein involved in phosphonate metabolism [Inorganic ion transport andmetabolism]; COG2824;~identified by MetaGeneAnnotator; putative) has product MNENLPPCPECSSAYTYEMGALLVCPECAHEWTPSAAAGQSAEDDGEKVIRDSVGNILADGDTVTVVKTLKVKGSPSGIKAGTKVRNIRLVDGVDGHDIDCKVDGFGPMQLKSSVVKKA; this is encoded by the coding sequence GTGAACGAGAATCTGCCCCCGTGCCCCGAATGCTCCAGCGCCTACACCTACGAGATGGGTGCGCTGCTGGTCTGCCCCGAGTGCGCCCATGAGTGGACCCCGTCCGCCGCTGCCGGTCAGAGTGCCGAGGACGACGGCGAGAAGGTGATCCGGGACTCCGTCGGCAACATCCTCGCCGACGGCGACACGGTGACCGTCGTCAAGACCCTCAAGGTCAAGGGCAGCCCGAGCGGCATCAAGGCCGGCACCAAGGTCCGCAACATCCGGCTCGTCGACGGCGTCGACGGCCACGACATCGACTGCAAGGTGGACGGCTTCGGCCCCATGCAGCTCAAGTCCAGCGTGGTCAAGAAGGCCTGA
- a CDS encoding allergen V5/tpx-1 family protein (Allergen V5/Tpx-1 family protein [Salinispora tropica CNB-440];~PFAM: Allergen V5/Tpx-1 family protein;~identified by MetaGeneAnnotator; putative) — protein MAARDFFDHTNPDGDGPGERVTATGYQWSTYGENIAKGQATAAEVMEGWMNSPGHRANILNCDFREIGIGLHTSGGPYWTQVFGAR, from the coding sequence ATGGCCGCCCGTGACTTCTTCGACCACACCAACCCGGACGGCGACGGCCCCGGCGAGCGCGTCACCGCCACCGGCTACCAGTGGTCCACGTACGGCGAGAACATCGCCAAGGGCCAGGCCACCGCGGCCGAGGTGATGGAGGGCTGGATGAACAGCCCCGGCCACCGCGCCAACATCCTCAACTGCGACTTCCGCGAGATCGGCATCGGGCTGCACACCTCCGGAGGCCCCTACTGGACGCAGGTCTTCGGCGCCCGCTGA